A portion of the uncultured Draconibacterium sp. genome contains these proteins:
- a CDS encoding UvrD-helicase domain-containing protein, protein MSSQINDNNIDNSVDDIIFECLKLESPKSFFLFAGAGSGKTRSLVNVLEKFEHSYGKQFRLERKKIATITYTNAAADEINHRLKHSSIFHVSTIHSFAWDLIKTFTLDIKQWLRENLQDEISDLEGQQSKSRNLQNKTSIERAKKIESKQKRVQYLDRIVRFTYNPNGDNTTKDSLNHSEVISIAAFFINTKSLMRDLLICKYPIVLIDESQDTKKELIDAFFLLQSKNQDSFSLGLFGDTMQRIYFDGKENLGRNLPADMIQPAKQMNHRSNKRIITLINNIRKDVDGQEQISRVEKDEGFVRFFICERGLDKTEVEKLVANKMSDITNDIKWSTQSDDYEIKTLILEHHMAARRMGFLTFFEPLYKVGRLKTGLLDGSLGSVNFFTQIILPLVEAHNKNEKFEIARIIKKHSRFLKKEELIKNPDQVKNIKEANEALASLFSLFAKNEPTLLDVLKNVYQTGLFPIPESLLPIASSSVEKDDSVENEDKNPDDLLIAWGEALLSPFSQVKNYNEYLSESSKFGTHQGVKGLEYERVMVIIDDEEANGKSFSYDKLFGAKDMSPNDRKNIDEGKETGIDKTNRLFYVACSRAKDSLTIVAYTDDIKAVKDTVLENGWFTEDEIEIVN, encoded by the coding sequence ATGAGTTCTCAGATTAATGACAATAATATTGACAACAGTGTTGATGATATAATATTCGAATGTTTAAAACTAGAGTCCCCAAAAAGTTTTTTCCTTTTTGCTGGAGCAGGTTCGGGGAAAACAAGGTCATTGGTAAATGTATTAGAGAAGTTCGAACACAGTTATGGAAAGCAATTTCGTTTGGAACGGAAAAAAATTGCTACAATAACCTATACTAATGCTGCTGCTGACGAAATAAACCATCGGTTGAAACATAGTTCCATATTTCATGTAAGTACAATACATAGTTTTGCTTGGGATTTAATAAAAACTTTTACTCTCGATATTAAGCAATGGTTGAGAGAAAACCTTCAAGATGAGATCTCAGACTTAGAAGGACAGCAGAGTAAAAGTAGAAACCTCCAGAATAAAACTTCTATTGAAAGAGCTAAAAAAATAGAATCAAAGCAAAAACGCGTTCAGTATTTAGACCGGATTGTAAGATTTACCTATAACCCTAACGGGGACAACACAACCAAAGACTCGCTAAACCATTCTGAAGTAATCAGTATTGCCGCTTTCTTTATTAATACTAAAAGCTTAATGCGAGATTTGCTTATTTGTAAATACCCGATTGTATTAATCGATGAAAGTCAGGATACAAAAAAAGAACTTATTGATGCATTTTTTCTGTTGCAATCAAAAAATCAAGATTCATTTTCATTAGGACTTTTTGGAGATACAATGCAAAGAATATACTTCGATGGTAAAGAGAATCTTGGGCGTAATCTACCTGCAGATATGATTCAGCCAGCAAAACAGATGAATCACCGTTCAAACAAACGCATTATAACCTTAATAAATAACATCAGAAAAGATGTAGATGGTCAGGAACAAATATCACGAGTCGAAAAGGATGAGGGCTTTGTTAGGTTTTTTATTTGTGAAAGAGGGCTGGATAAAACGGAGGTTGAAAAATTAGTTGCCAACAAAATGTCTGATATAACTAATGATATAAAGTGGTCTACTCAATCAGATGATTATGAAATAAAAACCCTTATTCTTGAACACCATATGGCTGCAAGGCGGATGGGATTTTTAACCTTCTTTGAGCCATTGTATAAAGTGGGGAGATTAAAAACCGGATTACTAGACGGATCATTAGGAAGTGTTAATTTTTTCACTCAAATAATTTTGCCTTTAGTAGAAGCTCATAATAAGAATGAAAAATTCGAGATTGCCAGAATTATAAAGAAACATAGTCGATTTCTAAAAAAAGAAGAATTGATAAAGAATCCAGATCAAGTAAAAAATATTAAAGAAGCCAATGAGGCTTTAGCTTCTCTTTTTTCATTGTTTGCCAAAAATGAACCAACTCTTTTGGATGTTTTAAAGAATGTCTATCAAACAGGGTTATTCCCGATTCCAGAAAGCCTGCTACCGATTGCTTCAAGTTCAGTCGAGAAGGATGACTCCGTTGAAAATGAAGATAAAAATCCTGATGACCTGTTAATCGCATGGGGTGAAGCTTTATTGAGTCCATTTTCTCAAGTAAAAAATTACAATGAGTATTTATCTGAAAGCTCCAAATTTGGTACTCATCAGGGAGTTAAAGGACTAGAATATGAAAGAGTAATGGTTATTATTGATGATGAGGAAGCCAATGGTAAATCATTTAGTTATGACAAGCTATTTGGCGCCAAGGATATGAGTCCTAATGACAGGAAAAATATTGATGAAGGTAAGGAAACAGGAATTGATAAAACGAATCGCCTCTTTTATGTTGCTTGTAGCAGGGCAAAGGATAGCTTGACAATAGTTGCATATACTGATGATATAAAGGCTGTGAAGGATACGGTTCTGGAGAATGGGTGGTTTACTGAAGACGAAATCGAAATTGTAAATTAG
- a CDS encoding AAA family ATPase, giving the protein MNIKFIDVLNFRKLKKCRIEFSLKETLLVGANNSGKTSAMDALILFFKAKSKFTAKDFTLSNWKDINSIGEKWINAQKDEEIDLSLKNWEDFLPSIDVWLDVEPNELHYVHHLIPTLDWAGGLLGVRLRYEPTNIEELYLEFIDKIESSQAIVSSRKSKNGDFKMWPKDMWDFLDIRINNFFSVKTYLLNPDLNNDIQKLPENGIPLESEAFNGLIKVDIINAQRRFSGTNPEETESSNIKNLSSQLRDYYDKHLDPFENPTPNDVNALAAIQEAKKIFDTNLKDSFKSSLGELELLNYPGFGNPKITLSSKFNTVESLNHESSVQYSLDENHPELSLPEKYNGLGYQNLISIIFKLIRFRDEWMQVGKSYKRTSENPDNDFEPLHLVLIEEPEAHLHAQVQQVFINQAYNVLRNNANLKDSSRFSTQLVISTHSNHIAHEVDLTSLRYFKRNIANNGEINTSTVINLSETFGTEDDTTRFAIRYLKTTHCDVFFADAVILVEGPVERMLVPYFIKKHKNLSNCYISILEIGGSHAHRLKPLIESLGVISLIITDIDSIYKKEESGRWNKIQPEKKKGYKTGNDTLKNWLPNEDDLDKLVELPEENKCHKSLPIKVAYQIPIILGEQEIRTEVHPYTFEDSLVMENQTLFKAFSGATGLIKKMYKASMEPDINEGARKMYEAITAKSVKKADFALELLFLEEPNKLETPLYIKQGLGWLEEKLLNKSTELSLNQISKS; this is encoded by the coding sequence ATGAACATTAAATTTATAGATGTCTTAAACTTCAGAAAACTAAAAAAATGTCGAATTGAATTCTCTTTAAAGGAGACCTTGTTAGTAGGTGCTAATAATAGTGGCAAAACAAGCGCAATGGATGCTTTAATATTATTTTTTAAAGCAAAATCCAAGTTCACCGCAAAGGATTTTACGCTTTCGAATTGGAAAGATATTAATTCAATTGGGGAAAAATGGATAAATGCACAAAAGGATGAAGAAATTGATCTTTCTTTGAAAAACTGGGAGGATTTTCTTCCCTCAATTGATGTTTGGTTAGATGTCGAGCCAAATGAATTACACTATGTTCATCATTTGATTCCCACATTGGATTGGGCAGGTGGTTTATTAGGCGTTAGACTACGTTATGAACCCACCAATATTGAAGAGTTATATTTAGAGTTTATTGATAAAATAGAAAGCTCTCAAGCAATCGTCAGTTCCCGAAAATCTAAAAATGGTGATTTTAAAATGTGGCCTAAAGATATGTGGGACTTTCTGGATATAAGGATTAATAACTTTTTTTCAGTTAAAACTTATCTTTTAAATCCAGATCTTAATAATGATATACAAAAGCTGCCTGAGAATGGTATTCCATTAGAATCTGAAGCATTCAACGGGCTAATAAAAGTCGACATTATCAATGCACAGCGTAGATTTTCGGGAACAAATCCTGAAGAAACAGAATCTTCAAATATTAAAAACCTATCGAGTCAATTAAGAGATTACTATGATAAACATCTTGATCCATTTGAAAATCCAACACCAAATGATGTAAATGCGCTGGCAGCAATACAAGAAGCGAAGAAGATATTTGACACCAACTTAAAGGATAGTTTTAAAAGTTCATTGGGAGAACTAGAGTTATTAAACTATCCAGGTTTTGGTAATCCCAAAATTACTTTATCTAGTAAATTTAATACAGTTGAAAGTTTAAATCATGAATCTTCAGTTCAATATAGTTTAGATGAAAATCATCCTGAACTGAGTTTGCCGGAAAAGTACAATGGCCTAGGCTATCAAAATCTTATTTCGATAATATTTAAGCTTATTCGATTTAGAGATGAGTGGATGCAGGTTGGTAAGAGTTACAAACGAACATCCGAAAATCCTGATAATGATTTCGAACCATTACATTTAGTTTTGATAGAAGAACCGGAGGCTCATTTACACGCCCAGGTGCAACAGGTATTTATTAACCAAGCGTATAATGTGCTGAGAAATAATGCAAACCTAAAAGACAGTAGCAGGTTCTCAACACAGTTGGTAATAAGTACGCATTCTAATCATATTGCCCATGAAGTAGATTTAACATCGCTCAGGTATTTCAAGCGGAATATTGCGAATAATGGAGAAATTAATACTTCTACAGTTATTAATCTTTCCGAAACTTTCGGAACAGAAGATGACACAACTCGTTTTGCGATAAGATATCTAAAAACTACTCATTGTGATGTCTTTTTTGCAGATGCCGTTATTCTTGTTGAAGGCCCTGTTGAAAGAATGCTGGTTCCTTATTTCATAAAAAAACATAAAAATTTGAGTAACTGCTATATTTCGATTTTGGAAATTGGCGGTAGTCATGCTCATAGACTTAAACCTTTGATAGAGAGCCTGGGAGTAATTTCCTTAATAATTACAGATATAGATTCTATATACAAAAAAGAGGAAAGTGGAAGATGGAATAAAATTCAGCCCGAAAAGAAGAAAGGATACAAAACGGGAAATGATACATTAAAGAATTGGCTTCCGAATGAAGATGACCTTGATAAACTTGTAGAACTACCAGAGGAAAACAAATGTCATAAATCTTTGCCTATCAAAGTTGCTTATCAGATACCAATTATATTAGGCGAACAAGAGATTAGAACTGAAGTACATCCATACACATTTGAAGATTCATTGGTAATGGAAAACCAGACTTTATTTAAGGCATTTTCAGGAGCTACCGGATTAATAAAGAAAATGTATAAAGCTTCTATGGAGCCTGATATTAACGAGGGAGCCCGGAAAATGTATGAAGCTATAACCGCAAAGAGTGTAAAAAAGGCTGACTTTGCACTTGAACTGTTATTCCTTGAAGAGCCAAATAAATTAGAAACACCATTATACATCAAACAAGGCTTAGGTTGGCTGGAGGAAAAGTTGTTAAACAAAAGCACTGAATTATCGCTTAACCAAATTTCTAAATCATGA